One region of Vigna angularis cultivar LongXiaoDou No.4 chromosome 10, ASM1680809v1, whole genome shotgun sequence genomic DNA includes:
- the LOC108336024 gene encoding disease resistance protein RPP8 produces the protein MAEVAVSTVATKLTELLVEQAAVAVSQLAGVRGQVENLKNELGWMQSFLRDADAKQEGSDRVRLWVSEIRDVAFEAEELIETYVYNTTMQRQLDKVFRPFHLYKVRTRIDKILSKIKSISGRRETYGVVMTGHDGNNSNERLRQWRQPSPSSEEEYLIELEDDMELFLSQLLALEPNPYVVSIVGMGGLGKTTLAKKLYNHNKITNHFDCKAWVYVSKEYRRIDVLQGILRDVDGAPRHEMGRIPEEEFINKLRTVLSEKRYLVVLDDIWGMEVWDGLKSAFPRGKMGSKILLTTRNWDVALHADACSNPHQLRPLTADESLRLLSNKAFPGTNGIPAELKDLATEIVVKCGGLPLAVVVVGGLLSRKLKSSGEWKRVLQNISWYLLEEQEKIARILALSYNDLPSHLKSCFLYLGLFPEGMNIQTKKLIRLWVAEGFLPQEGEETAEGVAQKYLNELIGRCMIQVGTVSSLGRVKTIRIHHLLRDLSLSKGKEEYFLKIFQGDVTGPSTKARRQSMHSCDERYDFLKHNAHHSRSLLFFNREYNADIARKPWLPLNFQQEKKLNFIYRKFKLLRVLELDGVRVVSLPSTIGDLIQLRYLGLRKTNLEEELPLSIGNLLNLQTLDLSYCVFLKKIPNVIWKLVNLRHLLLYTPFDSPDSGHLRLDTLTNLQTLPHIEAGNWIVDGGLANMVNLRQLGICELSGQLVNSVLSTAQGLRNLCSLSLSLQSEEDEFPIFMQLSQCTHLQKLSLNGKIKKLPDPHEFPPNLLKLTLHNSHLQKESIAKLERLPNLKMLVLGKRAYNWPKLTFNSEGFSQLHILRLHLKELEDWTVEQSSMPRLEYIVIDRCEKLKTIPEGLKAITSLKKLKIIGMPVEFEHKLRTKDISEFTNTPVIESTTDILAFD, from the exons ATGGCCGAGGTTGCCGTGTCAACCGTTGCTACAAAGCTGACGGAGCTACTGGTGGAGCAAGCAGCGGTGGCGGTTTCACAGCTTGCAGGGGTAAGAGGGCAGGTGGAAAATTTGAAGAACGAATTGGGGTGGATGCAGAGCTTTCTCAGGGATGCAGATGCCAAACAAGAAGGCAGCGACCGAGTTCGCTTGTGGGTGTCGGAAATCAGAGACGTGGCTTTCGAGGCAGAAGAACTAATAGAAACCTACGTGTACAACACAACCATGCAGAGGCAGTTGGACAAGGTGTTCAGACCTTTTCATCTGTACAAGGTCAGAACCAGGATCGACAAGATCCTGTCCAAGATCAAGAGTATATCCGGCAGGCGGGAAACCTACGGCGTCGTAATGACAGGTCATGATGGTAATAATAGTAATGAAAGGTTGAGGCAGTGGAGACAGCCTTCTCCTTCTTCTGAGGAAGAGTATCTTATTGAGCTTGAAGATGACATGGAGTTATTTCTTAGCCAGTTGCTTGCCCTGGAACCAAACCCTTACGTAGTTTCTATAGTTGGCATGGGGGGTTTGGGGAAAACCACTTTGGCTAAGAAGCTCTACAATCACAATAAAATTACCAACCATTTTGATTGTAAAGCGTGGGTGTATGTCTCTAAAGAGTATAGGAGGATAGATGTTCTGCAAGGGATTCTGAGGGATGTGGATGGTGCCCCCAGACATGAAATGGGGAGAATACCTGAGGAAGAGTTTATCAACAAGCTGCGCACTGTGTTGAGCGAGAAAAGGTATTTGGTGGTGCTTGATGACATTTGGGGGATGGAGGTTTGGGATGGGTTAAAATCTGCCTTTCCTAGAGGGAAGATGGGAAGCAAGATATTGCTGACCACAAGGAACTGGGATGTTGCTTTACATGCTGATGCCTGTAGTAATCCTCATCAGTTGCGGCCATTGACAGCAGATGAGAGTTTGAGATTGCTCAGTAACAAAGCTTTTCCTGGAACGAACGGCATCCCCGCAGAGTTAAAGGATCTTGCGACGGAGATTGTGGTCAAATGTGGAGGTTTGCCTCTGGCTGTGGTAGTGGTCGGTGGTTTGCTGTCTAGGAAGCTCAAGTCAAGTGGGGAGTGGAAACGGGTGCTGCAAAATATCAGCTGGTACTTGCTAGAAGAGCAAGAGAAGATAGCAAGAATTTTGGCTTTAAGCTACAATGATTTGCCTTCTCATTTAAAGTCGTGTTTTTTGTATTTGGGTCTTTTCCCGGAAGGTATGAACATTCAGACAAAAAAATTGATCAGACTATGGGTAGCGGAGGGATTTCTTCCGcaagaaggagaagaaactGCTGAAGGTGTTGCCCAGAAATATTTGAATGAGTTGATTGGTAGGTGCATGATTCAAGTGGGAACAGTGAGCTCGTTAGGCAGAGTCAAAACAATTCGCATCCACCATCTCCTCAGGGATCTTTCACTCTCTAAAGGAAAAGAGgaatattttctcaaaatatttCAAGGTGATGTGACAGGTCCATCCACTAAAGCCCGGCGCCAGTCCATGCATTCTTGCGATGAGAGGTATGACTTCTTAAAACACAATGCGCATCATTCACGTTCCTTGCTGTTCTTCAACAGAGAATATAATGCAGATATAGCCAGGAAACCCTGGCTTCCTTTAAATTTTCAGCAAGAAAAGAAGTTGAATTTCATCTACAGGAAATTTAAGCTACTCAGGGTATTAGAATTAGATGGTGTTCGGGTAGTTAGCCTGCCAAGCACAATAGGGGACTTGATTCAGTTGAGGTATCTAGGATTGAGGAAGACTAATCTAGAAGAAGAACTTCCACTTTCCATTGGAAATTTGCTAAACCTGCAGACACTTGATCTAAGTTATTGtgtctttttgaagaaaatacCAAACGTAATTTGGAAGTTGGTGAATTTGAGACATCTGCTCCTGTACACTCCTTTTGATTCTCCGGATAGTGGCCATCTACGGTTGGACACATTAACCAATCTACAAACCCTACCTCACATTGAGGCTGGAAACTGGATAGTCGATGGTGGTTTAGCGAATATGGTTAACCTTAGGCAATTGGGGATTTGTGAATTATCAGGACAATTGGTGAATTCTGTACTTTCTACCGCACAAGGATTACGGAACCTTTGTTCACTGTCACTATCACTTCAATCTGAAGAGGATGAATTTCCAATCTTTATGCAGCTGTCTCAGTGCACTCATCTCCAGAAGCTCTCTTTAAATGGAAAGATCAAGAAGCTACCTGATCCACATGAGTTCCCTCCAAACCTCTTAAAACTAACTCTACATAACTCCCACCTACAGAAGGAGTCTATTGCCAAACTGGAGAGATTACCAAACCTTAAGATGCTCGTTTTGGGTAAAAGGGCATACAATTGGCCGAAACTGACTTTCAATTCCGAAGGGTTTTCACAATTGCATATTTTGCGACTTCATTTGAAAGAATTGGAGGATTGGACAGTTGAGCAAAGTTCAATGCCAAGGCTTGAGTACATCGTTATTGATCGTTGTGAGAAATTGAAAACGATTCCGGAAGGACTGAAAGCTATCACTTCTctgaagaaattaaaaattataggaATGCCTGTAGAATTTGAACATAAACTTCGGACTAAAGATATCTCCGAGTTCACAAATACTCCGGTAATTGAATCAACTACAGACATTTTGGCATTTG ATTAA
- the LOC108335371 gene encoding glutaredoxin-C3, which yields MMMGLRWSMIVRVTLTVFVLWFGTLHVQASNSVSAFVQNAIYSNRITVFSKSYCPYCLRAKRILAELNEKPFVVELDLRDDGYEIQSVILDLIGRRTVPQVFVNGKHIGGSDDLSAAVQSGELQKLLSAS from the exons atgATGATGGGGTTAAGGTGGAGTATGATTGTAAGGGTGACGTTGACTGTTTTTGTGTTGTGGTTTGGAACACTGCACGTCCAAGCCTCTAATTCTGTTTCCGCCTTCGTTCAAAACGCCATCTACTCCAACAGAATCACCGTTTTCTCCAAATCCTATTGCCC CTATTGCTTGCGCGCCAAACGCATACTTGCTGAACTAAATGAGAAACCGTTTGTGGTGGAGCTCGATTTACGAG ATGACGGGTATGAAATTCAGAGTGTTATTCTGGATTTGATCGGTCGAAGGACAGTGCCACAAGTATTTGTGAATGGCAAGCATATTGGTGGATCAGATG ATCTCAGTGCTGCAGTCCAAAGTGGTGAGTTGCAGAAACTTCTCAGTGCAAGTTGA
- the LOC108335515 gene encoding probable methyltransferase PMT27 encodes MALFKTRKRSSSPSYVSTLTIVVFIALCVFGVWMLSSKSVVPPQTHSDEDIATRTSIDTSATNDELSASHGMAEKIAETRKDSSSSVFGDNPGQLPDDAIKSDEKHSNMESQNQHIMASMDAQLSEESSLTQKEQASVIHEAGADSDVKITEPEKAQQTVTTASNNIKKDEEIAAAAVEQEVQSIGKQQDVQGFDTKPAEEDINKEQLREDKGAVEANPKADVSEQVSEKIENQKVDVVEVTQKPKAEKKGRKSKKQWSTQAAQSQKENKRQQVESNSEEKLEDHEWYLCNVTANEDYIPCLDNEKAVKQLRTTRHYEHRERHCPKDPPTCLVPLPKGYRTPIEWPNSRDKIWYHNVPHKLLAEVKGHQNWVKVTGEFLTFPGGGTQFIHGALHYIDFLQQAQPSIGWGKHTRVILDVGCGVGSFGGFLFERDVITMSFAPKDEHEAQVQFALERGIPAISAVMGSQRLPFPSLVFDAIHCARCRVPWHVDGGMLLLELNRLLRPGGLFIWCATPVYQKLEEDVEIWKEMTTLTKSICWVLVTINKDELNQVGAAIYRKPTSNECYNQRAQSEPPLCKDDDDPNAAWYVPLQACLHRVPVDKTERGAKWPEAWPRRLNKPPYWLNNSQTGIYGKPPAQDFAADTNRWKNVVEELSNIGITWTDVRNVMDMRSIYGGFAAALKDLPVWVFNVVTVDTPDTLPVIYERGLFGIYHDWCESFSTYPRSYDLLHADSLFSKLKDRCKLTAVMAEVDRIIRPGGKLIVRDEPSTLSEVRTLLNSLHWEILHDKIQEGVLCAKRGKWRPTAIAVS; translated from the exons ATGGCACTTTTTAAGACACGGAAGagatcatcatcaccatcttaCGTATCAACCCTCACAATAGTTGTGTTCATTGCACTATGTGTTTTTGGCGTGTGGATGCTATCCTCCAAGTCAGTAGTGCCACCTCAAACACACAGCGATGAAGACATTGCAACCCGAACGTCCATTGATACCTCTGCAACCAATGATGAACTCTCTGCCTCCCATGGAATGGCTGAAAAAATTGCAGAAACCAGAAAAGACAGTTCCTCTTCTGTCTTTGGGGACAACCCTGGACAGCTTCCCGATGATGCCATAAAATCTGATGAAAAACATTCCAACATGGAGTCACAAAATCAGCACATCATGGCCAGCATGGACGCACAGCTTTCTGAGGAAAGCTCGTTAACTCAAAAGGAGCAAGCTTCCGTGATACACGAAGCCGGTGCAGATAGTGATGTGAAAATAACTGAGCCTGAGAAAGCTCAGCAAACCGTCACCACGGCTTCtaataacataaaaaaggaTGAAGAAATCGCCGCGGCGGCGGTGGAACAGGAGGTACAAAGCATTGGAAAGCAGCAAGACGTTCAAGGTTTTGACACTAAACCGGCGGAAGAAGATATAAACAAGGAACAACTTCGAGAGGACAAAGGCGCGGTTGAAGCAAATCCTAAAGCAGACGT TTCTGAGCAGGTGTCGGAGAAGATTGAAAACCAGAAAGTAGATGTGGTTGAGGTAACGCAGAAACCAAAAGCAGAGAAGAAAGGTCGTAAGTCAAAGAAGCAGTGGTCGACACAAGCTGCTCAGTCacagaaagaaaacaaaagacagCAAGTTGAATCAAACAGTGAAGAGAAACTTGAAGATCACGAATGGTACCTCTGCAATGTCACTGCCAATGAAGATTATATACCGTGTTTGGACAATGAAAAGGCAGTGAAACAGTTGCGTACCACAAGACACTACGAACACAGGGAAAGGCATTGCCCAAAGGATCCTCCTACTTGTCTCGTCCCACTTCCCAAAGGTTACAGAACGCCCATCGAGTGGCCTAACAGCAGAGATAAG ATATGGTACCACAATGTACCACACAAGTTGCTAGCAGAGGTGAAGGGACACCAGAACTGGGTGAAGGTGACCGGAGAGTTCTTGACCTTCCCTGGAGGTGGCACTCAGTTCATTCACGGAGCTCTCCATTACATCGATTTTCTTCAACAG GCTCAACCTTCTATTGGATGGGGAAAGCACACACGGGTGATCTTGGATGTTGGGTGTGGGGTTGGTAGCTTTGGAGGGTTTCTATTCGAACGGGATGTTATTACAATGTCTTTTGCACCTAAAGACGAACATGAAGCACAAGTGCAATTTGCCCTTGAAAGAGGAATTCCTGCCATATCTGCTGTTATGGGTTCTCAAAGGCTGCCATTCCCCAGTCTTGTCTTTGATGCTATACATTGTGCACGTTGTCGAGTACCTTGGCATGTAGATG GTGGCATGTTGCTGTTGGAACTGAATCGGCTTTTGAGACCAGGTGGTTTATTTATTTGGTGTGCGACTCCTGTGTACCAGAAGCTTGAAGAAGATGTCGAGATATGGAAGG AAATGACCACACTGACAAAGTCCATTTGTTGGGTGCTTGTGACCATCAACAAGGATGAACTGAATCAGGTCGGTGCTGCTATTTATCGCAAACCCACTTCCAACGAATGCTACAACCAAAGGGCGCAAAGTGAACCTCCATTGTGCAAGGACGATGATGATCCAAATGCTGCCTG GTATGTGCCTCTGCAGGCATGCCTACACAGGGTGCCTGTGGACAAGACTGAGAGAGGAGCCAAATGGCCTGAAGCTTGGCCTCGTCGACTAAATAAACCTCCATATTGGTTAAACAACTCGCAGACTGGTATCTATGGAAAACCACCTGCCCAAGATTTTGCAGCAGATACTAATCGTTGGAAAAATGTTGTGGAGGAGTTGAGCAACATTGGTATAACTTGGACTGACGTGAGAAATGTCATGGACATGCGATCCATCTACGGGGG ATTTGCGGCAGCTCTAAAGGATCTTCCCGTCTGGGTGTTCAATGTGGTGACCGTAGATACTCCGGACACACTTCCTGTCATCTATGAGAGAGGTCTTTTTGGGATATATCATGACTGGTGTGAATCCTTCAGCACGTATCCAAGATCTTATGATCTATTGCATGCAGATAGTCTTTTCTCAAAGCTGAAAGATAG GTGCAAACTAACAGCTGTTATGGCAGAGGTTGATAGAATAATTAGACCGGGAGGCAAGTTGATTGTCCGTGATGAACCTTCCACCCTCAGCGAAGTGCGAACTTTGTTAAATTCTCTACATTGGGAAATATTACATGACAAAATACAAGAGGGTGTACTTTGTGCAAAAAGAGGCAAATGGAGGCCTACGGCTATAGCAGTGTCCTGA